In one Serinus canaria isolate serCan28SL12 chromosome 2, serCan2020, whole genome shotgun sequence genomic region, the following are encoded:
- the GBX1 gene encoding homeobox protein GBX-1, with amino-acid sequence MDESIGRHPRPPPLPSSPSPPLPSPRRPGPAPPRRGGRAAPSAPPLRRAETASGRAGGSSRRAPEPTGAGGRGPGPGPRRRRRRGPAAAGSRRVGGGPSSPESWCRLSRRRQLAMQRPGGQGTAFSIDSLIGTPPPRSGHLLYTGYPMFMPYRPLVLPQALSHAPLQSGLPPLAPLASFAGRLTNTFCASLGQAVPSMVALTTALPSFSEPPDGFYPPQELPPPRAAPDAGCRRGADGLEAEELPPGRDKGPPEPPLHFPDPFPGLAEGKAYSSDEEKLEVKSAATPCSEREEESSAGESEEEPFLDGAAAGTALGAKGKGKGGPAAEQPPPGSGAGKSRRRRTAFTSEQLLELEKEFHCKKYLSLTERSQIAHALKLSEVQVKIWFQNRRAKWKRIKAGNVSNRSGEPVRNPKIVVPIPVHVNRFAVRSQHQQIEQGARP; translated from the exons ATGGATGAGAGCATAGGGCGACACCCCCGCccgcctcccctcccctcctccccctcccctcccctcccctcccctcggcggcccggcccggcccccccgcggcggggcgggcgggcggctcCGAGCGCGCCTCCACTCCGCCGCGCCGAGACAGCgagcgggcgggcgggcggcagcTCTCGCCGGGCGCCGGAGCCCACGGGAGCCGGAGGgcgcgggccggggccggggccgcggcggcggcggcggcggggcccggcggcggcgggatCGCGGCGAGTTGGCGGCGGCCCGAGCTCGCCGGAAAGTTGGTGCCGGCTGAGCCGGAGGCGCCAGCTCGCCATGCAGAGACCCGGCGGCCAGGGGACCGCCTTCTCCATCGACTCGCTCATCGGGacgccgccgccgcgctccgGGCACCTGCTCTACACCGGGTACCCCATGTTCATGCCGTACCGGCCGCTGGTGCTCCCGCAGGCGCTGTCCCACGCCCCGCTGCAGTCGGGGCTGCCGCCGCTGGCCCCGCTCGCTTCTTTCGCCGGCCGCCTCACCAACACCTTCTGCGCCAGCCTGGGCCAGGCCGTGCCCTCCATGGTGGCGctcaccacagccctgcccagttTCTCCGAGCCCCCCGACGGCTTCTACCCGCCGCAGGAGCTGCCCCCGCCGCGCGCCGCCCCCGACGCCGGATGCCGGCGCGGCGCCGACGGGCTGGAGGCGGAGGAGCTGCCCCCGGGCCGCGACAAGGGCCCGCCCGAGCCTCCGCTGCACTTCCCGGACCCCTTCCCTGGCCTGGCAG AAGGGAAGGCGTACAGCTCAGACGAGGAGAAGCTGGAGGTGAAGTCGGCGGCGACGCCGTGCAGCGAGCGGGAGGAGGAGAGCTCGGCGGGCGAGAGCGAGGAGGAGCCCTTCCTGGACGGGGCGGCCGCCGGCACCGCGCTGGGAGCcaagggcaagggcaagggcggccccgccgccgaGCAGCCCCCGCCGGGCTCCGGGGCCGGGAAGAGCCGCCGGCGCCGCACGGCCTTCACCAGcgagcagctgctggagctggagaaggagttCCACTGCAAGAAGTACCTGAGCCTGACGGAGCGCTCGCAGATCGCACATGCCCTGAAGCTCAGCGAGGTGCAGGTGAAGATCTGGTTCCAGAACCGCCGCGCCAAGTGGAAACGCATCAAGGCTGGCAATGTCAGCAACCGCTCCGGAGAGCCCGTCCGCAACCCCAAGATCGTGGTGCCCATCCCGGTGCACGTCAATCGCTTCGCCGTGcgcagccagcaccagcagatCGAGCAGGGCGCCCGGCCCTGA